One genomic region from Harpia harpyja isolate bHarHar1 chromosome 1, bHarHar1 primary haplotype, whole genome shotgun sequence encodes:
- the SLC35C2 gene encoding solute carrier family 35 member C2 isoform X4 codes for MAAGAGGAALGRAALAAPLVLLYYGFSIGITFYNKWLMKSFPFPLLVTLLHLLLIFGLSALARALARCRSGRPRAALSWADCLRRAAPAALSTSLDIGLSNWSFLYVTVSLYTMTKSSAILFILLFSLLFKLEEVRVTLLLVVLLIAGGLFMFTYKSTQFNAQGFALVLCASFLGGIRWTLTQILLQKAELGLPLSISEKLFRFHEAGMLFSLEICILFLATRLLGDRLSLLNWLGFAVCLSGISLHVILKAVNSKGEKALKLHKEASSEPDLELLLRHTERGEEEEEDVETPQQH; via the exons atggcggcgggggcgggcggcgcggcgttggggcgggcggcgctggcggcgCCGCTGGTGCTGCTCTACTACGGCTTCTCCATCGGCATCACCTTCTACAACAAGTGGCTCATGAAG AGCTTCCCCTTCCCGCTGCTGGTGACCCTGCTGCACCTCCTCCTCATCTTCGGCCTCTCGGCGCTCGCCCGCGCCCTGGCGCGCTGCCGCTCCGGGCGGCCGCGGGCCGCGCTCTCCTGGGCCGACTGCCTCCGCCGGGCGGCCCCCGCAG CTCTGTCAACTTCCTTGGATATTGGGCTGAGTAACTGGAGCTTCCTATACGTCACTGTCTCCCT CTACACGATGACCAAATCCTCTGCTATTCTCTTCATCCTGCTTTTTTCACTGCTCTTCAAGCTGGAGGAAGTG CGGGTGACATTGCTGCTGGTGGTTCTGCTCATCGCTGGGGGGCTCTTCATGTTCACCTACAAGTCCACACAGTTCAACGCACAGGGGTTCGCGCTGGTGCTGTGTGCCTCTTTCCTTGGGGGTATTCGCTGGACTCTCACGCAGATACTTCTGCAGAAGGCTGAACTGG GCCTGCCTTTGTCCATATCAGAGAAGCTCTTCCGTTTCCATGAAGCAGGAATGCTGTTCTCTCTG GAAATCTGCATTTTGTTCCTCGCCACACGTTTGCTGGGAGACCGCCTCAGTCTCTTGAACTGGCTGGgctttgctgtctgtctgtcagGAATCTCCCTTCATGTCATTCTCAAAGCCGTGAACTCCAAAG GTGAAAAAGCACTGAAGCTGCACAAAGAGGCCAGCTCCGAGCCTgacctggagctgctgctgcgcCACACTGAAcgtggtgaggaggaggaagaggatgttGAAACCCCACAGCAACACTGA
- the SLC35C2 gene encoding solute carrier family 35 member C2 isoform X1, whose product MAAGAGGAALGRAALAAPLVLLYYGFSIGITFYNKWLMKSFPFPLLVTLLHLLLIFGLSALARALARCRSGRPRAALSWADCLRRAAPAALSTSLDIGLSNWSFLYVTVSLYTMTKSSAILFILLFSLLFKLEEVRVTLLLVVLLIAGGLFMFTYKSTQFNAQGFALVLCASFLGGIRWTLTQILLQKAELGLQNPIDIMFHLQPLMFLGLFPLFAVFEGLPLSISEKLFRFHEAGMLFSLVGKLFLGGILAFGLGFSEFLLVSRTSSLTLSIAGIFKEICILFLATRLLGDRLSLLNWLGFAVCLSGISLHVILKAVNSKGEKALKLHKEASSEPDLELLLRHTERGEEEEEDVETPQQH is encoded by the exons atggcggcgggggcgggcggcgcggcgttggggcgggcggcgctggcggcgCCGCTGGTGCTGCTCTACTACGGCTTCTCCATCGGCATCACCTTCTACAACAAGTGGCTCATGAAG AGCTTCCCCTTCCCGCTGCTGGTGACCCTGCTGCACCTCCTCCTCATCTTCGGCCTCTCGGCGCTCGCCCGCGCCCTGGCGCGCTGCCGCTCCGGGCGGCCGCGGGCCGCGCTCTCCTGGGCCGACTGCCTCCGCCGGGCGGCCCCCGCAG CTCTGTCAACTTCCTTGGATATTGGGCTGAGTAACTGGAGCTTCCTATACGTCACTGTCTCCCT CTACACGATGACCAAATCCTCTGCTATTCTCTTCATCCTGCTTTTTTCACTGCTCTTCAAGCTGGAGGAAGTG CGGGTGACATTGCTGCTGGTGGTTCTGCTCATCGCTGGGGGGCTCTTCATGTTCACCTACAAGTCCACACAGTTCAACGCACAGGGGTTCGCGCTGGTGCTGTGTGCCTCTTTCCTTGGGGGTATTCGCTGGACTCTCACGCAGATACTTCTGCAGAAGGCTGAACTGG GGCTCCAGAACCCCATTGATATCATGTTTCACCTGCAGCCGCTCATGTTCCTGGGGCTCTTCCCACTCTTTGCGGTGTTTGAGG GCCTGCCTTTGTCCATATCAGAGAAGCTCTTCCGTTTCCATGAAGCAGGAATGCTGTTCTCTCTGGTAGGGAAGCTGTTCTTGGGTGGAATTCTTGCCTTTGGTCTAGGCTTTTCTGAGTTCCTCTTGGTTTCCAGAACATCTAGCCTCACCCTTTCCATTGCTGGCATTTTTAAG GAAATCTGCATTTTGTTCCTCGCCACACGTTTGCTGGGAGACCGCCTCAGTCTCTTGAACTGGCTGGgctttgctgtctgtctgtcagGAATCTCCCTTCATGTCATTCTCAAAGCCGTGAACTCCAAAG GTGAAAAAGCACTGAAGCTGCACAAAGAGGCCAGCTCCGAGCCTgacctggagctgctgctgcgcCACACTGAAcgtggtgaggaggaggaagaggatgttGAAACCCCACAGCAACACTGA
- the SLC35C2 gene encoding solute carrier family 35 member C2 isoform X3 yields MAAGAGGAALGRAALAAPLVLLYYGFSIGITFYNKWLMKSFPFPLLVTLLHLLLIFGLSALARALARCRSGRPRAALSWADCLRRAAPAALSTSLDIGLSNWSFLYVTVSLYTMTKSSAILFILLFSLLFKLEEVRVTLLLVVLLIAGGLFMFTYKSTQFNAQGFALVLCASFLGGIRWTLTQILLQKAELGLQNPIDIMFHLQPLMFLGLFPLFAVFEGLPLSISEKLFRFHEAGMLFSLEICILFLATRLLGDRLSLLNWLGFAVCLSGISLHVILKAVNSKGEKALKLHKEASSEPDLELLLRHTERGEEEEEDVETPQQH; encoded by the exons atggcggcgggggcgggcggcgcggcgttggggcgggcggcgctggcggcgCCGCTGGTGCTGCTCTACTACGGCTTCTCCATCGGCATCACCTTCTACAACAAGTGGCTCATGAAG AGCTTCCCCTTCCCGCTGCTGGTGACCCTGCTGCACCTCCTCCTCATCTTCGGCCTCTCGGCGCTCGCCCGCGCCCTGGCGCGCTGCCGCTCCGGGCGGCCGCGGGCCGCGCTCTCCTGGGCCGACTGCCTCCGCCGGGCGGCCCCCGCAG CTCTGTCAACTTCCTTGGATATTGGGCTGAGTAACTGGAGCTTCCTATACGTCACTGTCTCCCT CTACACGATGACCAAATCCTCTGCTATTCTCTTCATCCTGCTTTTTTCACTGCTCTTCAAGCTGGAGGAAGTG CGGGTGACATTGCTGCTGGTGGTTCTGCTCATCGCTGGGGGGCTCTTCATGTTCACCTACAAGTCCACACAGTTCAACGCACAGGGGTTCGCGCTGGTGCTGTGTGCCTCTTTCCTTGGGGGTATTCGCTGGACTCTCACGCAGATACTTCTGCAGAAGGCTGAACTGG GGCTCCAGAACCCCATTGATATCATGTTTCACCTGCAGCCGCTCATGTTCCTGGGGCTCTTCCCACTCTTTGCGGTGTTTGAGG GCCTGCCTTTGTCCATATCAGAGAAGCTCTTCCGTTTCCATGAAGCAGGAATGCTGTTCTCTCTG GAAATCTGCATTTTGTTCCTCGCCACACGTTTGCTGGGAGACCGCCTCAGTCTCTTGAACTGGCTGGgctttgctgtctgtctgtcagGAATCTCCCTTCATGTCATTCTCAAAGCCGTGAACTCCAAAG GTGAAAAAGCACTGAAGCTGCACAAAGAGGCCAGCTCCGAGCCTgacctggagctgctgctgcgcCACACTGAAcgtggtgaggaggaggaagaggatgttGAAACCCCACAGCAACACTGA
- the SLC35C2 gene encoding solute carrier family 35 member C2 isoform X2 — MAAGAGGAALGRAALAAPLVLLYYGFSIGITFYNKWLMKSFPFPLLVTLLHLLLIFGLSALARALARCRSGRPRAALSWADCLRRAAPAALSTSLDIGLSNWSFLYVTVSLYTMTKSSAILFILLFSLLFKLEEVRVTLLLVVLLIAGGLFMFTYKSTQFNAQGFALVLCASFLGGIRWTLTQILLQKAELGLPLSISEKLFRFHEAGMLFSLVGKLFLGGILAFGLGFSEFLLVSRTSSLTLSIAGIFKEICILFLATRLLGDRLSLLNWLGFAVCLSGISLHVILKAVNSKGEKALKLHKEASSEPDLELLLRHTERGEEEEEDVETPQQH; from the exons atggcggcgggggcgggcggcgcggcgttggggcgggcggcgctggcggcgCCGCTGGTGCTGCTCTACTACGGCTTCTCCATCGGCATCACCTTCTACAACAAGTGGCTCATGAAG AGCTTCCCCTTCCCGCTGCTGGTGACCCTGCTGCACCTCCTCCTCATCTTCGGCCTCTCGGCGCTCGCCCGCGCCCTGGCGCGCTGCCGCTCCGGGCGGCCGCGGGCCGCGCTCTCCTGGGCCGACTGCCTCCGCCGGGCGGCCCCCGCAG CTCTGTCAACTTCCTTGGATATTGGGCTGAGTAACTGGAGCTTCCTATACGTCACTGTCTCCCT CTACACGATGACCAAATCCTCTGCTATTCTCTTCATCCTGCTTTTTTCACTGCTCTTCAAGCTGGAGGAAGTG CGGGTGACATTGCTGCTGGTGGTTCTGCTCATCGCTGGGGGGCTCTTCATGTTCACCTACAAGTCCACACAGTTCAACGCACAGGGGTTCGCGCTGGTGCTGTGTGCCTCTTTCCTTGGGGGTATTCGCTGGACTCTCACGCAGATACTTCTGCAGAAGGCTGAACTGG GCCTGCCTTTGTCCATATCAGAGAAGCTCTTCCGTTTCCATGAAGCAGGAATGCTGTTCTCTCTGGTAGGGAAGCTGTTCTTGGGTGGAATTCTTGCCTTTGGTCTAGGCTTTTCTGAGTTCCTCTTGGTTTCCAGAACATCTAGCCTCACCCTTTCCATTGCTGGCATTTTTAAG GAAATCTGCATTTTGTTCCTCGCCACACGTTTGCTGGGAGACCGCCTCAGTCTCTTGAACTGGCTGGgctttgctgtctgtctgtcagGAATCTCCCTTCATGTCATTCTCAAAGCCGTGAACTCCAAAG GTGAAAAAGCACTGAAGCTGCACAAAGAGGCCAGCTCCGAGCCTgacctggagctgctgctgcgcCACACTGAAcgtggtgaggaggaggaagaggatgttGAAACCCCACAGCAACACTGA
- the SLC35C2 gene encoding solute carrier family 35 member C2 isoform X5, with amino-acid sequence MTKSSAILFILLFSLLFKLEEVRVTLLLVVLLIAGGLFMFTYKSTQFNAQGFALVLCASFLGGIRWTLTQILLQKAELGLQNPIDIMFHLQPLMFLGLFPLFAVFEGLPLSISEKLFRFHEAGMLFSLVGKLFLGGILAFGLGFSEFLLVSRTSSLTLSIAGIFKEICILFLATRLLGDRLSLLNWLGFAVCLSGISLHVILKAVNSKGEKALKLHKEASSEPDLELLLRHTERGEEEEEDVETPQQH; translated from the exons ATGACCAAATCCTCTGCTATTCTCTTCATCCTGCTTTTTTCACTGCTCTTCAAGCTGGAGGAAGTG CGGGTGACATTGCTGCTGGTGGTTCTGCTCATCGCTGGGGGGCTCTTCATGTTCACCTACAAGTCCACACAGTTCAACGCACAGGGGTTCGCGCTGGTGCTGTGTGCCTCTTTCCTTGGGGGTATTCGCTGGACTCTCACGCAGATACTTCTGCAGAAGGCTGAACTGG GGCTCCAGAACCCCATTGATATCATGTTTCACCTGCAGCCGCTCATGTTCCTGGGGCTCTTCCCACTCTTTGCGGTGTTTGAGG GCCTGCCTTTGTCCATATCAGAGAAGCTCTTCCGTTTCCATGAAGCAGGAATGCTGTTCTCTCTGGTAGGGAAGCTGTTCTTGGGTGGAATTCTTGCCTTTGGTCTAGGCTTTTCTGAGTTCCTCTTGGTTTCCAGAACATCTAGCCTCACCCTTTCCATTGCTGGCATTTTTAAG GAAATCTGCATTTTGTTCCTCGCCACACGTTTGCTGGGAGACCGCCTCAGTCTCTTGAACTGGCTGGgctttgctgtctgtctgtcagGAATCTCCCTTCATGTCATTCTCAAAGCCGTGAACTCCAAAG GTGAAAAAGCACTGAAGCTGCACAAAGAGGCCAGCTCCGAGCCTgacctggagctgctgctgcgcCACACTGAAcgtggtgaggaggaggaagaggatgttGAAACCCCACAGCAACACTGA